From a single Lactococcus carnosus genomic region:
- the yycF gene encoding response regulator YycF, whose amino-acid sequence MKKILVVDDEKPISDIVKFNLTKEGYDVLTAFDGEAALTIFAAEQPDLIILDLMLPKKDGLEVAREVRKSSEVPIIMVSAKDTEFDKVIGLELGADDYVTKPFSNRELLARVKANLRRSNLSTEASATPNDKKEIRIGDISIAPEKYAAYKNDKHIDLTHREFELLHYLAQHIGEVMTREHLLETVWGYDYFGDVRTVDVTIRRLREKVEDTPSRPEYVATRRGVGYYLSDPNEK is encoded by the coding sequence ATGAAAAAAATACTCGTCGTTGATGATGAAAAACCTATCTCAGATATCGTTAAGTTCAACTTAACGAAAGAGGGTTATGACGTTTTAACAGCTTTTGACGGAGAGGCAGCATTAACTATTTTTGCTGCTGAGCAACCTGATTTGATTATATTAGATCTGATGTTGCCTAAAAAAGATGGTCTTGAGGTGGCACGCGAAGTTCGCAAGTCGTCTGAAGTGCCTATTATTATGGTGTCTGCCAAAGATACTGAGTTTGATAAAGTTATCGGCTTAGAGTTGGGAGCTGATGATTACGTCACAAAACCTTTTTCAAACCGCGAATTATTAGCACGTGTCAAGGCCAACTTGAGACGCTCAAACCTTAGCACTGAAGCGAGTGCTACACCTAATGATAAAAAGGAAATTAGGATTGGTGATATTTCGATTGCCCCTGAAAAATATGCTGCTTATAAGAACGATAAACATATCGACTTAACGCATAGGGAATTCGAACTCCTACATTATCTAGCACAACACATCGGTGAAGTCATGACCCGTGAGCATCTACTCGAGACGGTTTGGGGATATGATTATTTTGGTGATGTGAGAACAGTTGACGTGACAATTCGTCGTTTACGGGAAAAAGTTGAAGATACACCCAGCCGACCAGAATACGTCGCTACGCGTCGTGGTGTTGGCTACTACCTGAGTGATCCAAATGAAAAGTAA
- a CDS encoding amino acid ABC transporter permease yields MSPFALERWQAFFADFGQFAKGFLFTLEISIGALLLAVVLGLIFGSLSATRNKLLRGISRAYVEVYQNTPLLIQFVIVYYGFPLLNKNFVISAFWTAIICVGLYHGAYIAEVIRSGIEGVSKGQTEAAEAQGFTYGDTMRLIVLPQAIRMIYPPLTNQVVNLIKNTSTVAIISGADLMFTAKSWSSMNVNYIPAFVGVGVLYFVLCFPLATLARRMEEKNKKSYSVG; encoded by the coding sequence ATGAGTCCTTTTGCTTTAGAACGTTGGCAGGCATTCTTTGCTGACTTTGGTCAATTTGCCAAGGGGTTTCTCTTTACCTTAGAGATTTCAATTGGTGCATTACTGTTAGCAGTAGTGTTGGGTTTGATTTTTGGATCACTCTCAGCAACACGAAATAAATTACTAAGAGGCATCAGTAGAGCCTATGTAGAGGTCTATCAAAATACGCCACTGTTGATCCAATTTGTGATTGTCTACTATGGCTTTCCACTTTTAAATAAAAATTTCGTTATTTCAGCGTTTTGGACAGCGATTATTTGTGTCGGTCTCTATCATGGTGCTTATATCGCAGAAGTGATTCGTTCAGGAATTGAGGGCGTTTCTAAAGGTCAGACGGAAGCCGCAGAGGCACAGGGATTCACTTATGGTGATACCATGCGCTTGATTGTTTTGCCCCAGGCCATCCGTATGATTTATCCGCCTTTAACAAACCAGGTCGTTAATCTAATCAAAAATACATCGACAGTCGCGATTATTTCAGGAGCGGATTTGATGTTTACGGCTAAATCTTGGTCATCGATGAATGTCAACTACATTCCAGCCTTTGTTGGTGTTGGTGTACTGTACTTTGTCCTATGTTTCCCGCTTGCGACATTAGCGAGACGGATGGAAGAAAAGAATAAAAAATCCTATAGTGTTGGGTAG
- a CDS encoding MBL fold metallo-hydrolase yields MTQGFKYSILASGSSGNVTYIETPERKILVDAGLSGKKIEGLMNDIGRSLADVDSLLVTHEHKDHVAGLGVLARKYKMSLYANQETWQAIGEGCGKIDNAQKNTFEMGKLLTFGDIDIESFGVSHDAAAPQFYKFMKDGKSFVMLTDTGYVSDRMRGTIENADAYLMESNHDVEILRMGNYPWRLKQRILSDHGHLSNEDGATTALSVIGNQTKKILLGHRSQENNLKELAHLTMENTLMQHDVDTKNGIQVLDTSHIEASPLYSI; encoded by the coding sequence ATGACACAAGGATTTAAATACAGTATATTAGCAAGTGGTTCCTCAGGCAATGTAACCTACATCGAAACGCCAGAACGCAAAATTTTAGTAGATGCTGGCCTATCTGGTAAAAAGATAGAAGGCCTCATGAATGATATCGGCAGAAGCCTAGCAGACGTTGACAGTCTACTTGTAACCCATGAGCATAAAGACCACGTCGCAGGACTCGGTGTCCTTGCACGTAAGTATAAGATGTCGCTCTACGCCAATCAAGAGACCTGGCAAGCCATCGGAGAGGGCTGTGGGAAGATTGATAACGCACAAAAGAACACCTTTGAAATGGGCAAATTATTAACCTTTGGGGATATTGATATCGAAAGTTTCGGTGTCAGCCATGATGCTGCCGCACCCCAGTTTTATAAATTTATGAAAGACGGCAAAAGTTTTGTCATGCTGACAGATACAGGCTATGTGAGCGACCGCATGCGCGGTACGATTGAGAACGCTGACGCCTATCTCATGGAGTCAAACCACGACGTCGAGATCCTTCGTATGGGAAATTATCCTTGGCGCCTGAAACAGCGTATCCTGTCTGACCACGGCCATCTCTCTAATGAAGATGGTGCCACAACAGCACTTTCTGTTATCGGCAACCAAACCAAAAAAATCTTACTCGGCCACCGTAGCCAAGAAAATAATCTCAAAGAACTCGCCCATCTAACGATGGAGAATACCTTGATGCAACATGATGTCGATACTAAAAATGGTATCCAAGTATTAGATACCAGTCATATAGAAGCTAGTCCTTTATATAGTATCTAG
- the ricT gene encoding PSP1 domain-containing protein — MNYEIKFAHGEDNIFVASEKNYTVSDMVLVKVDKCKMIGRVIRELSESLATEGVIIGLATSLDLELAEKVARDSDQAKVKVKALVKSHGLDMKVIEAKYTLDYKRLYISFTSEHRVDFRALLKDLASNFKTRIALRQIGPRDVAKTFGGLGPCGRPLCCSEFMGEFPNVSIKMAKNQALSLNQNKLNGLCGRLMCCLTYEDDFYRQARKNFPDFGDVIKTADGQARVIGLNILGNTVKVRLDNAVRDYDVTEIEVV; from the coding sequence ATGAATTATGAAATAAAATTTGCGCATGGCGAAGATAACATCTTTGTTGCAAGCGAAAAAAACTATACTGTATCAGATATGGTGCTTGTCAAAGTAGACAAGTGCAAAATGATTGGCCGTGTGATTCGTGAGCTATCTGAGTCGTTAGCAACTGAAGGCGTCATAATTGGGCTAGCAACGTCCCTTGATCTTGAATTAGCAGAAAAAGTGGCACGAGACTCTGATCAGGCTAAAGTAAAAGTAAAAGCTTTAGTCAAGTCTCACGGTCTCGATATGAAAGTGATAGAAGCTAAGTATACGCTTGATTATAAACGCCTGTATATCAGTTTTACGTCTGAGCATCGGGTAGATTTTAGAGCACTATTAAAGGATTTAGCTAGTAATTTCAAGACTAGGATTGCCTTACGCCAAATTGGCCCTCGAGATGTTGCCAAAACATTTGGAGGTCTCGGTCCTTGTGGTCGACCGCTTTGCTGTTCAGAATTTATGGGTGAATTTCCCAATGTCAGTATTAAGATGGCAAAAAATCAGGCCTTATCACTCAATCAGAATAAGTTAAATGGGCTTTGTGGTCGATTGATGTGTTGCTTGACCTATGAAGATGATTTTTACCGTCAGGCGCGTAAGAACTTTCCAGATTTTGGAGATGTGATTAAGACAGCAGATGGACAAGCGCGTGTCATTGGCTTAAACATTTTAGGAAATACTGTAAAAGTACGTTTAGATAATGCAGTGCGAGATTACGATGTGACAGAAATAGAGGTGGTTTGA
- a CDS encoding transporter substrate-binding domain-containing protein, whose protein sequence is MKKSIKVLASLAAVFAAVTLAACGASKDDSSKSATAKIKDNGKIVFGVKQDVPNFGYKDPKTNKFTGVEIDIANKIAKDLGVKAEFVAVTAQTRGPLLDNKQVDAVIATFTITDERKKTYNFTTPYFTDEAGFLVKKDAGFKSVSDLNGKTIGVAQSANTKNGLAALAKEKGISFEYSELPDYPTLKTALTSGRIDAFSVDKSILSGYVDAKTEILGEGFAKQEYGITTKKSNTELASYLDKQVKTLKSNGELKKMTDKYNLKDATAK, encoded by the coding sequence ATGAAAAAATCAATTAAAGTTTTAGCTAGTCTTGCAGCTGTTTTTGCAGCAGTAACACTTGCAGCCTGTGGCGCGTCAAAAGATGACAGCTCAAAATCAGCAACAGCTAAGATTAAAGACAACGGAAAAATTGTTTTTGGTGTGAAACAAGATGTACCGAATTTTGGCTATAAAGATCCAAAAACAAATAAATTTACAGGTGTTGAAATTGATATCGCCAATAAAATTGCTAAAGATTTAGGTGTTAAGGCCGAGTTTGTTGCTGTAACAGCGCAAACACGTGGGCCATTGCTAGATAATAAACAAGTTGATGCTGTTATAGCAACCTTTACAATTACCGATGAACGTAAAAAAACGTATAACTTCACAACACCATACTTTACAGATGAAGCTGGCTTCTTAGTTAAAAAAGATGCAGGATTTAAATCTGTTTCAGATTTAAATGGTAAGACAATTGGTGTTGCACAATCTGCTAATACCAAAAATGGTCTTGCTGCATTAGCAAAAGAAAAAGGTATCTCATTTGAGTACTCAGAATTACCCGATTACCCAACGTTAAAAACAGCATTGACATCAGGTCGTATCGATGCGTTCTCAGTTGATAAATCAATCTTGTCAGGCTATGTGGATGCTAAAACTGAGATTCTTGGTGAAGGGTTTGCCAAACAAGAATACGGTATCACAACTAAGAAATCAAATACTGAATTGGCAAGTTATCTGGATAAACAAGTTAAAACGCTCAAATCAAATGGTGAGTTAAAAAAAATGACAGATAAGTATAACTTGAAAGACGCAACTGCTAAATAA
- a CDS encoding initiation control protein YabA has translation MTGKVPFFDNLSELEGILVATLTQVSDIKSNYQKLLTENTSLRLENARLRDRLADFSESHVSENKSEQITKKGPMSNLHEIYEDGFHVCRDFYGQRLEPGETCLYCAEILYR, from the coding sequence ATGACGGGTAAAGTACCCTTTTTTGATAATTTATCAGAACTTGAGGGAATATTGGTCGCAACGCTAACTCAGGTGAGTGACATTAAGAGTAATTATCAAAAATTACTGACAGAGAATACGAGTCTGCGCTTAGAGAATGCACGCCTGCGTGATCGCTTAGCTGACTTTTCAGAGTCTCATGTTTCAGAAAACAAGAGTGAACAGATAACAAAGAAAGGGCCGATGTCCAATCTACACGAAATTTATGAAGATGGGTTTCATGTCTGTCGTGATTTTTATGGGCAGCGCTTAGAGCCTGGAGAAACGTGTTTGTATTGTGCGGAGATTTTATATAGATGA
- a CDS encoding amino acid ABC transporter permease has translation MSLAQEAAQVFTATNIRFLFQGLGLTIFIAFISIVLSTIFGTFLAVMRNGKNPFFKLIASVYIEVVRNVPNLLWIFVIFLIFQVKSVPAGIISFTVFTTAALAEVIRGGLNGVPEGQTEAGKSQGFTDRQILTSIVLPQAIRKMLPAIISQFVTVIKDTSFLYSVIALQELFGNSQILMGQYFQAGQVFMLYGFVAAIYFVINFAISQFARRLQKSWANSLE, from the coding sequence ATGAGTTTAGCACAGGAAGCAGCACAGGTCTTTACAGCGACTAATATACGATTCCTTTTTCAAGGCTTAGGATTGACGATTTTTATCGCCTTTATTTCCATCGTTTTATCCACTATTTTTGGGACCTTCTTAGCAGTCATGCGTAATGGTAAAAATCCATTTTTCAAGTTAATTGCCAGTGTTTACATCGAAGTCGTTCGAAATGTACCTAATCTCCTCTGGATTTTCGTTATTTTCCTTATTTTTCAAGTTAAATCAGTACCTGCTGGTATTATTTCTTTTACGGTCTTTACGACTGCAGCACTTGCGGAAGTTATCCGTGGTGGTTTGAATGGCGTGCCAGAAGGTCAGACTGAGGCTGGGAAATCACAGGGATTCACCGATAGACAAATCCTAACGAGTATTGTTTTACCCCAGGCAATCAGAAAAATGTTACCAGCGATTATTTCACAGTTTGTAACAGTAATTAAAGATACGTCCTTCTTATATTCGGTTATTGCCTTGCAAGAATTGTTTGGGAACTCTCAAATTTTAATGGGCCAATATTTCCAAGCGGGTCAAGTTTTCATGCTCTATGGATTTGTCGCAGCAATTTATTTTGTCATCAACTTTGCCATCTCACAGTTTGCACGGAGACTACAAAAATCTTGGGCAAATTCTTTAGAATAA
- the rsmI gene encoding 16S rRNA (cytidine(1402)-2'-O)-methyltransferase, whose translation MMNFQQSFKGVKAAGQLFLVPTPIGNLDDMTFRAVTILKTVDLIASEDTRNTQKLLNHFEITTSQESFHDHNSGLKLSKMVDLLKSGKSIAQVSDAGLPSISDPGHDLVLACIAQEIDVIALPGASAGITALIASGIAPQPHIFYGFLPRKKNEQIAFLTEKVAYPESQIFYESPHRVSATLTNMLAVYGDREVAFVRELTKIYEEYRRGPISEVLASITEQPIKGECLIIVSGSVEQLSQADSDLTDLEAVQALITAGEKPNAAIKKVAKTRGLVRQELYQAFHQL comes from the coding sequence ATGATGAATTTTCAGCAGAGTTTTAAAGGAGTTAAGGCAGCAGGCCAATTATTTTTAGTACCGACACCAATTGGCAATCTAGATGATATGACTTTTCGGGCGGTAACGATCTTGAAAACAGTTGACTTAATCGCATCAGAAGACACACGTAACACACAGAAATTATTGAATCATTTTGAGATTACTACCTCTCAGGAAAGTTTTCATGACCATAATAGTGGTTTAAAACTAAGTAAGATGGTTGACTTGCTCAAGTCTGGCAAATCAATCGCTCAGGTATCGGATGCTGGTTTGCCGTCTATCTCCGATCCGGGACATGATTTAGTGTTGGCCTGTATTGCCCAAGAGATTGATGTCATCGCACTACCAGGTGCTAGTGCTGGTATTACAGCCTTGATTGCCTCAGGTATTGCGCCGCAACCACACATTTTCTATGGCTTTTTACCGAGAAAGAAAAATGAGCAAATCGCGTTCCTAACTGAGAAGGTCGCCTATCCTGAAAGTCAGATTTTTTATGAGTCACCTCATCGTGTCTCCGCAACTTTGACTAACATGTTGGCAGTCTATGGTGATCGTGAGGTCGCCTTTGTACGTGAACTGACAAAGATATACGAGGAGTATCGTCGCGGTCCTATTTCAGAGGTTTTGGCATCCATCACTGAACAGCCGATTAAGGGAGAATGCCTGATTATTGTAAGTGGTTCAGTAGAACAGCTGAGTCAAGCAGATTCAGACTTAACAGACTTAGAAGCCGTGCAAGCCCTAATTACGGCAGGTGAAAAGCCCAATGCTGCCATCAAAAAAGTAGCTAAGACACGTGGTTTAGTCAGACAAGAACTGTATCAAGCCTTCCATCAACTTTAA
- a CDS encoding DNA polymerase III subunit delta', with protein sequence MAIDQLQPDLFNRFSHVLANDRLHHAFLFSGGFGAMEMAIWLAQSRFCLQKQAGLPCGTCRECRLVAANDYTDLHIVSPDGQTIKTQQIRELLLTFAQSGFESSRQVVVIDGAEKMHVNAANALLKSIEEPESEIYIFLLTASENMVLDTIKSRAQVINFPNQSKMVQRALEQDGTLKTDAMIISEIVSSVSDAKSLAKDKLFLEGIKQIEKFVMLLTSDVSEAFLQVTQLAAFFKDKKAQGLAFKILAICLVKKRQAKRVEQVFVAQKYWQSNVNFQSCLEKICLG encoded by the coding sequence ATGGCAATTGATCAGTTACAGCCGGACTTGTTTAACCGGTTTTCTCATGTCCTAGCAAATGACAGATTACATCATGCCTTCCTCTTTTCAGGGGGATTTGGTGCCATGGAGATGGCTATATGGCTAGCTCAGTCTAGGTTTTGTCTTCAAAAACAAGCAGGCTTGCCTTGTGGTACCTGTCGGGAATGTCGCTTGGTTGCAGCCAATGACTATACTGACTTACACATAGTAAGTCCAGATGGTCAGACAATCAAAACCCAACAGATTCGAGAGTTATTACTCACGTTTGCCCAATCAGGGTTTGAGAGTAGTCGACAAGTGGTGGTCATAGATGGTGCTGAAAAGATGCATGTTAATGCAGCCAATGCACTGTTAAAATCGATTGAAGAACCCGAATCTGAAATCTATATCTTTTTACTCACGGCATCTGAAAATATGGTTTTAGATACGATTAAGTCTCGGGCACAGGTGATTAACTTTCCAAACCAGTCCAAGATGGTACAAAGAGCTTTAGAGCAAGATGGGACGCTAAAGACAGATGCGATGATTATCTCAGAGATTGTCTCATCGGTATCCGATGCCAAAAGTTTAGCCAAAGATAAGCTATTTTTGGAAGGTATCAAACAGATAGAAAAATTTGTCATGCTACTTACCTCAGATGTCTCAGAAGCATTTTTGCAAGTCACCCAGCTTGCCGCATTTTTTAAAGATAAAAAGGCACAGGGACTAGCTTTTAAAATACTTGCTATATGCTTGGTTAAAAAACGGCAAGCAAAGCGGGTTGAACAAGTATTTGTTGCGCAAAAGTATTGGCAATCAAATGTTAATTTTCAATCCTGTTTGGAAAAAATTTGTTTAGGATAA
- a CDS encoding amino acid ABC transporter ATP-binding protein: MPLIEFKDAEKYYGDYHALKHINLAIEEGQVVVLLGPSGSGKSTLIRTINALEGIEAGELTVNGHRVDHVSKKELVELRKEVGMVFQHFNLYPHKTVLENVTLAPIKVLKKELREATVVAEKYLKFVNMWDKKDAYPGQLSGGQKQRVAIARGLAMNPKLLLFDEPTSALDPETIGDVLSVMQGLAKDGMNMVVVTHEMGFARSVADRIIFMDAGEILEDTTDVAGFFDNPQEPRAKQFLSKIINH; the protein is encoded by the coding sequence ATGCCACTTATAGAGTTTAAAGATGCCGAAAAATATTACGGTGACTATCATGCATTGAAGCATATTAATTTAGCAATTGAAGAAGGCCAGGTTGTTGTTTTGTTAGGCCCTTCTGGATCGGGTAAGTCTACCTTAATCAGAACAATTAATGCTTTGGAAGGCATTGAAGCAGGTGAATTAACTGTGAACGGTCATCGTGTTGATCATGTGTCAAAAAAAGAGTTAGTGGAACTTCGCAAGGAAGTTGGGATGGTGTTTCAGCATTTCAATCTTTATCCTCACAAAACTGTGCTAGAAAATGTCACATTAGCACCGATTAAAGTGCTTAAAAAAGAATTACGTGAAGCGACAGTTGTTGCTGAGAAGTACTTGAAGTTTGTTAACATGTGGGATAAAAAAGATGCCTATCCTGGTCAACTTTCTGGAGGTCAAAAGCAACGGGTTGCCATTGCACGTGGCCTTGCCATGAATCCTAAGTTACTATTATTCGATGAGCCGACCTCAGCATTAGATCCAGAAACAATTGGAGATGTTTTATCAGTGATGCAAGGGCTTGCCAAAGATGGCATGAACATGGTAGTCGTTACTCACGAGATGGGCTTTGCCCGGTCAGTAGCGGATCGGATTATCTTCATGGATGCTGGGGAAATTTTAGAAGATACGACGGATGTTGCTGGATTCTTTGATAATCCACAAGAACCTAGAGCCAAGCAGTTTCTCAGTAAAATTATCAATCATTAA
- a CDS encoding DUF4044 domain-containing protein, which translates to MAYKKKQKTTFQKVVMIIVWLMLILTVFAAVAAALTVFV; encoded by the coding sequence ATGGCTTATAAAAAGAAACAAAAAACGACTTTTCAAAAAGTCGTCATGATCATTGTCTGGTTGATGCTGATTCTAACTGTCTTTGCGGCAGTTGCAGCAGCATTAACAGTATTCGTTTGA
- the tmk gene encoding dTMP kinase, whose amino-acid sequence MNKGILITFEGPEGAGKTTVLQHILPELAKQDIDIITTREPGGIRIAESIREIILAPENTAIDGKTELLLFAAARRQHLNEKVLPALADGKLVIIDRFIDSSVAYQGYARGIPVSDVETINNFATDGLLPDLTLYFDVDTAIGLARVMTGDREVNRLDLEAQEMHEKVRAGYQKIAALHPERIITIDASQVLDQVIADTLFAIKTKFPESFDGN is encoded by the coding sequence ATGAATAAGGGAATTTTGATAACGTTTGAAGGACCAGAGGGTGCTGGTAAAACGACTGTTTTACAACATATTTTACCAGAATTAGCAAAACAGGATATTGACATCATCACAACACGGGAACCTGGCGGGATTCGGATCGCTGAATCCATCCGAGAAATCATCCTTGCACCTGAAAATACAGCAATTGACGGCAAGACGGAATTGCTTTTATTTGCTGCGGCCCGCAGACAACATCTGAATGAGAAAGTCCTACCAGCTTTAGCAGATGGGAAACTCGTCATCATAGATCGCTTCATAGACTCCTCAGTAGCCTATCAAGGCTATGCACGAGGCATTCCTGTGTCAGACGTTGAGACGATAAACAATTTTGCCACGGATGGTCTTTTACCAGACTTGACACTCTATTTTGATGTTGACACAGCGATAGGCTTGGCGCGGGTCATGACTGGTGATCGCGAAGTCAACCGACTTGATTTAGAGGCGCAAGAGATGCATGAAAAAGTACGAGCAGGTTATCAAAAAATAGCAGCCTTGCATCCTGAACGGATCATCACAATAGATGCCTCACAAGTGTTAGACCAAGTCATAGCAGACACGTTATTTGCGATAAAGACCAAATTTCCGGAGAGTTTTGATGGCAATTGA
- a CDS encoding CBS domain-containing protein, producing the protein MTKRPDDTAPDMTELTSKNRNDRFIAQYKQLEAFANQKFNKTGKYMPMSQLTDMMIAQLPGARDFATDFELFNNLRNMIQHKAANRYFIIQPEVVTRIKHVYDVLTRPITVGELFSSEVIFVNESDHFATVMSKVREHHHTQFPVVRTDGMLMRRVVTANAMAHALSISQAPTVSEMIQHTESVVFFIQSSASIFTAEKMMLDEMRTGKKSVVLLLTNVIDFKKVRPADVLGLINIADLPQILSKK; encoded by the coding sequence ATGACAAAACGACCAGATGACACAGCACCTGATATGACAGAGCTGACGAGTAAAAATAGAAATGATAGGTTCATTGCGCAGTATAAGCAGCTCGAAGCCTTTGCTAATCAAAAGTTTAACAAGACGGGTAAATATATGCCCATGTCGCAACTGACAGACATGATGATTGCGCAGCTTCCTGGGGCGCGTGATTTTGCCACTGACTTTGAGTTGTTCAATAATTTACGCAATATGATCCAGCATAAAGCTGCTAATCGGTATTTTATTATTCAACCAGAGGTTGTGACGCGCATCAAGCATGTCTATGACGTCCTGACTAGACCGATAACAGTCGGCGAGCTGTTCTCATCTGAGGTTATATTTGTCAATGAATCAGATCATTTTGCCACGGTCATGAGTAAAGTGAGGGAACATCATCACACTCAATTTCCCGTCGTCAGAACAGATGGTATGCTCATGCGTCGGGTCGTAACAGCCAATGCTATGGCGCATGCCTTGAGTATTTCACAAGCACCTACTGTTTCAGAGATGATTCAGCATACTGAGTCAGTTGTTTTTTTCATTCAGTCATCTGCCTCTATTTTTACAGCTGAAAAAATGATGCTTGATGAGATGAGAACGGGTAAAAAATCAGTTGTCCTATTACTGACTAACGTGATAGACTTTAAAAAGGTGAGACCCGCTGATGTGCTTGGCCTCATCAATATTGCTGATTTGCCCCAAATCTTATCAAAAAAATGA
- a CDS encoding class II fructose-bisphosphate aldolase, with amino-acid sequence MAIVSAEKFIQAARDNGYAIGGFNTNNLEWTQAILRAAEAKKTPVLIQTSMGAAKYMGGYKMCKLLVETLVESMNITVPVSIHLDHGHFEDALECIEVGYSSLMFDGSHLPIEENLKLAEEVIAKAHAKGISVECEVGSIGGEEDGIVGEGELAPIEDAVAMAKLGVDFLAAGIGNIHGPYPENWKGLHIDHLTKLNEALIAAMGKNVPIVLHGGSGIPDDQIREAIANGVAKINVNTECQLAFAKATREFVAVFNANEAEYMKKKIFDPRKFLKPGFDAITASVEERIEVFGSANKA; translated from the coding sequence ATGGCAATCGTTTCAGCAGAAAAATTCATTCAAGCCGCTCGTGACAACGGGTACGCAATTGGTGGTTTCAATACAAACAACTTGGAGTGGACTCAAGCTATCTTGCGCGCAGCAGAAGCTAAGAAAACACCAGTACTTATCCAAACTTCTATGGGTGCGGCTAAATACATGGGTGGTTACAAAATGTGTAAATTGCTCGTTGAAACTCTTGTAGAATCAATGAACATCACTGTACCTGTATCTATCCACCTTGACCACGGTCATTTCGAAGACGCTTTGGAATGTATCGAAGTTGGTTACTCTTCATTAATGTTTGATGGCTCACATCTTCCAATCGAAGAAAACCTTAAACTTGCTGAAGAAGTTATCGCTAAAGCACACGCTAAAGGCATTTCAGTTGAGTGTGAAGTTGGGTCTATCGGTGGTGAAGAAGACGGTATCGTTGGTGAAGGCGAACTTGCACCAATCGAAGATGCAGTAGCAATGGCTAAACTTGGCGTTGACTTCCTTGCAGCTGGTATCGGTAACATCCACGGACCTTACCCAGAAAACTGGAAAGGTCTTCACATCGACCACTTGACTAAATTAAACGAAGCGCTTATCGCTGCTATGGGCAAAAATGTACCGATCGTATTACACGGTGGTTCAGGAATCCCTGACGATCAAATCCGCGAAGCAATCGCTAACGGTGTTGCTAAAATCAACGTTAACACTGAGTGTCAACTTGCTTTTGCAAAAGCAACTCGCGAATTCGTAGCAGTATTTAACGCTAACGAAGCTGAATACATGAAGAAAAAAATCTTCGACCCACGTAAATTCTTGAAACCTGGTTTCGATGCAATCACTGCTTCAGTTGAAGAACGTATCGAAGTTTTCGGTTCAGCAAACAAAGCATAA